The Polynucleobacter sp. TSB-Sco08W16 genome includes a region encoding these proteins:
- a CDS encoding cytochrome ubiquinol oxidase subunit I: MLDPMVLSRIQFGANITFHILFPTISIALGWFLFYFKVQFNRTHDSSWNQAYQFWVKIFALTFALGVVSGITMSFQFGTNWPGYMKTIGNIAGPLLAYEVLTAFFLEATFLGVMLFGSKRVSPRVHTIATFLVAFGTTLSAFWIIVLNSWMQTPQGFEMIDGQAHATNWFAIVFNPSMPYRLAHMLTAAFITVTFLLAGISAFRQLRGSKSAANKAVLKIAITTAAILMPIQIILGDAHGLNTLQHQPAKLAAMEGIWESGSGIPAVIFAIPDQKTQSNLYEVSIPKLASFYLTHHWDGEVQGLKDFPNKIPPVAPVFFAFRIMVGMGLLMLLVSWMARWQIYKSQDIKPWMAKILVGMTFSGWIAVVAGWYVTEIGRQPYIVTGVLTTADAATTIAGGIVLGSLLMYLFLYIALIISYIGVVFYLAREGDKAPVSNTITSSSNSYAQ, translated from the coding sequence ATGCTTGACCCTATGGTGCTTAGTCGCATTCAGTTTGGCGCAAATATTACCTTCCATATTCTTTTCCCAACTATTTCTATTGCTTTGGGATGGTTTCTTTTCTACTTCAAAGTTCAATTCAATCGAACACATGATTCCAGCTGGAATCAGGCATACCAATTTTGGGTAAAGATTTTTGCATTGACATTCGCTTTGGGGGTAGTCAGCGGTATCACCATGAGTTTTCAGTTTGGTACTAACTGGCCAGGATACATGAAGACCATCGGCAATATTGCAGGCCCCTTACTTGCCTATGAAGTACTGACTGCTTTTTTCTTGGAGGCTACCTTCTTGGGAGTAATGCTGTTTGGTAGCAAAAGAGTCTCTCCACGTGTTCATACCATCGCCACTTTTCTAGTCGCTTTTGGTACTACCTTATCCGCTTTTTGGATCATCGTATTAAATTCTTGGATGCAAACACCGCAAGGTTTTGAAATGATTGATGGCCAAGCACATGCTACTAATTGGTTTGCCATCGTATTTAATCCTTCTATGCCCTATCGCTTAGCGCATATGCTCACTGCAGCCTTTATTACAGTGACATTTTTATTAGCTGGCATCTCAGCATTTAGACAACTCCGAGGCAGTAAGTCTGCCGCCAATAAAGCTGTTCTTAAAATTGCTATCACAACAGCAGCAATTTTGATGCCTATTCAAATCATCCTTGGTGATGCACATGGACTAAATACATTGCAACATCAACCTGCCAAACTCGCTGCAATGGAAGGCATTTGGGAATCTGGCTCTGGTATACCAGCTGTAATCTTTGCCATTCCAGACCAAAAGACGCAGAGTAACCTCTATGAAGTTAGCATTCCTAAGTTAGCCTCCTTTTATCTGACCCATCACTGGGATGGTGAAGTGCAAGGCTTAAAAGATTTCCCCAACAAAATTCCGCCAGTAGCTCCAGTATTTTTTGCCTTTCGTATTATGGTTGGCATGGGTCTACTCATGCTATTGGTTTCATGGATGGCACGCTGGCAAATTTATAAGTCGCAAGATATCAAACCCTGGATGGCCAAAATTTTGGTTGGAATGACTTTTTCTGGTTGGATTGCTGTGGTTGCAGGCTGGTACGTCACTGAAATTGGTCGGCAGCCCTACATCGTTACCGGGGTGCTAACCACCGCCGATGCCGCTACAACAATAGCGGGAGGTATTGTTCTGGGTAGCTTGCTGATGTATCTATTCTTATATATTGCACTCATTATTTCTTACATTGGGGTGGTTTTTTACCTCGCTCGCGAAGGGGATAAAGCCCCAGTAAGCAATACGATTACAAGCTCGTCTAACTCCTATGCCCAATAA
- a CDS encoding S9 family peptidase — translation MRLILSLIMAFVFTNALACSGEDCAGSLAYQAYGNNPKPKALVIFLHGAVSSGGPADYMYKYAKQLSENHTDVISIALLAPGYYDRYGKQSDGSDSGRRLSDDTDPLIDSIKALSAKYGTRQIYAIGHSKGAMNLAGIIGKEPELISGAILVAGIYDLQALSTTRGRIQSGIQGIDLLPTVSKKTKIILIHGDSDSTVPLSQSLIYAQKARDLGLKPELIVIPDGEHNFNRQLATLVIDQLNQLTK, via the coding sequence ATGCGCTTAATCTTAAGTCTAATCATGGCGTTTGTCTTTACAAATGCTCTTGCCTGCAGCGGTGAAGATTGCGCTGGATCTTTGGCTTATCAAGCCTATGGCAACAACCCAAAACCAAAAGCATTGGTGATTTTTTTGCATGGAGCAGTTTCTTCTGGGGGACCTGCTGACTATATGTACAAGTATGCCAAGCAATTATCCGAAAATCATACAGATGTAATTTCTATCGCACTTCTTGCTCCTGGATACTATGATCGTTATGGGAAACAAAGTGATGGCTCAGATTCTGGCAGAAGACTTTCGGATGACACCGATCCGTTGATCGACTCCATAAAAGCTTTGAGCGCAAAGTATGGCACCCGTCAAATCTATGCAATTGGGCACTCAAAAGGCGCGATGAATTTAGCGGGCATCATAGGAAAAGAGCCCGAACTAATTTCTGGCGCCATTCTCGTTGCGGGTATTTATGACTTACAAGCATTATCGACTACAAGGGGCCGCATACAAAGTGGCATTCAAGGAATTGATCTTCTTCCTACCGTTTCTAAAAAAACCAAGATTATCCTTATTCATGGCGATAGCGACTCTACGGTGCCACTCTCTCAATCCCTGATCTACGCTCAAAAGGCGCGAGATTTAGGTTTAAAGCCAGAGCTAATTGTGATTCCCGATGGAGAGCATAACTTCAATAGGCAATTGGCTACACTTGTGATTGACCAGTTAAATCAACTTACCAAATAA
- a CDS encoding cytochrome d ubiquinol oxidase subunit II gives MPLNMIPDLSQASGWLPLFFLVAMGIAVLSYVVLDGYDLGVGILLNRATDEEKDMMISSIGPFWDANETWLVLGVGLLLVAFPLAHGIILTELYIPVAIMLAGLILRGVSFDFRVKVQSHQKPLWNFLFYLGSVIASIAQGVMIGRHIVGFDSGLLGWLFALLVGACVPAGYALLGSTWLIMKSEGALQLKAIHWAKVSLGFTALGIGLISIATPFFSPAIMTKWFALPNIIYLAPIPLTTLILFIIIERTLKTLSSNPHQKMWVPFVASVAIYWLSFFGIAYSLFPYIIVDQMTIWQAAAATESLWLIFWGTAIVLPAILLYTFYSYRIFWGKTVPMSYY, from the coding sequence ATGCCACTAAATATGATTCCCGATCTGAGCCAAGCTTCAGGATGGCTGCCACTATTTTTCTTGGTAGCCATGGGTATTGCCGTGCTCTCCTATGTTGTACTAGATGGCTATGACCTAGGTGTTGGCATTCTTCTGAATAGAGCAACTGATGAAGAAAAGGACATGATGATTTCTTCTATCGGCCCATTTTGGGATGCCAATGAAACTTGGCTGGTTCTAGGTGTTGGACTACTACTAGTTGCATTTCCATTGGCACACGGAATCATTCTGACTGAACTCTATATCCCCGTGGCTATCATGCTGGCTGGTTTAATTTTGAGGGGCGTTTCCTTTGATTTTCGGGTTAAGGTTCAATCCCATCAAAAGCCGCTGTGGAACTTTCTGTTTTACCTAGGTAGCGTCATTGCCTCCATAGCTCAAGGGGTCATGATTGGGCGTCATATCGTGGGCTTTGATTCTGGTTTACTGGGCTGGTTATTTGCTCTCCTAGTGGGTGCCTGCGTTCCTGCTGGATATGCCCTTTTAGGCTCAACCTGGCTGATCATGAAGTCTGAAGGCGCGTTGCAATTAAAGGCTATTCACTGGGCCAAAGTAAGTCTGGGCTTCACAGCGCTTGGAATTGGATTGATATCCATTGCAACACCATTTTTTAGTCCTGCAATTATGACTAAGTGGTTTGCCCTGCCAAATATCATCTACTTAGCGCCGATACCATTAACAACTCTGATCCTTTTTATCATCATTGAGCGAACTCTGAAGACCTTGTCTTCGAATCCACACCAAAAAATGTGGGTTCCTTTTGTTGCAAGCGTGGCAATTTATTGGCTCTCTTTTTTCGGAATTGCCTATAGCCTCTTTCCTTACATCATTGTTGATCAAATGACGATTTGGCAAGCTGCAGCTGCAACCGAATCTCTTTGGTTGATTTTTTGGGGTACTGCAATTGTCTTGCCAGCAATCCTGCTTTACACCTTTTACTCTTATCGAATATTTTGGGGTAAGACTGTCCCAATGAGCTACTACTAA
- a CDS encoding tetratricopeptide repeat protein — protein MKILNKVNLVRSSLSGFINSAGKKLLNWIKDLDGVVDFLKNLTVIALFALIVPLIFKVLTKNTIMVQEVTVPAELENRGLSGRVFSQRVIDKILEIANYTEVLKEREDIYGLSKKNQRPDIDLPINIFGVNLETLLGFIKTGIGKSDVRIVGEVITEIPAKPNSDELAGYSVRFRVAKVGTIYQSTSPITDIDLLAEKAAMGVMEEYEPITMAYYYRGKQKYEDAFRMTEKAILKKRPGDIVWAHFVRGLIEMDQARWALAEEEFRFVLERNTSFPRIHNNLSIVLRRQGKFEDALKESDKAIEAEPTRAQSYLNKAWCLIEMGKNPEAEKWLEKAIATEPDNETGHLNMADYYRKNRQLDLAVKHYRMALDIKPNSPRIYSNLAGTLGDMGQWKDAEQVTQKALAFNPKDGISLGYMGYISLERKDYENARKFYDAAFASDPSYFRYYIGHARIAMHEKKYDQAEELLNAAQKANPRWWDTYKFKGDLALLRGNKKLAMDFYEQSTKLNPKAPDVLARIAWLAQSQGNSEISEKYSQKAMESAPYLYPTKDAVLKIQFLPT, from the coding sequence ATGAAAATCCTGAATAAAGTTAATCTTGTACGAAGTTCATTAAGTGGATTTATCAATTCGGCCGGAAAAAAACTATTGAATTGGATCAAGGATTTAGATGGTGTCGTTGATTTTCTAAAAAATCTTACAGTTATCGCCTTATTCGCACTGATAGTGCCGTTAATTTTTAAAGTATTAACCAAAAATACCATCATGGTGCAGGAAGTTACAGTACCCGCTGAACTAGAAAATCGCGGTCTGTCTGGAAGAGTCTTTTCTCAAAGGGTTATTGACAAAATATTAGAGATAGCAAATTACACTGAGGTCCTCAAAGAGCGAGAAGATATTTATGGTCTGTCAAAGAAAAATCAACGGCCAGATATCGATTTACCAATCAATATCTTTGGAGTTAATTTAGAAACCTTGCTTGGCTTTATCAAGACAGGCATAGGCAAATCAGATGTTCGAATCGTTGGTGAGGTTATTACTGAAATCCCAGCCAAACCAAATTCAGATGAGCTTGCTGGATATAGCGTTCGGTTTCGCGTGGCAAAAGTTGGAACTATATATCAATCTACTTCGCCAATTACAGATATTGACCTTCTTGCAGAAAAAGCTGCAATGGGAGTGATGGAGGAGTACGAGCCAATAACAATGGCCTATTACTATCGCGGAAAACAAAAGTATGAAGACGCCTTTCGAATGACTGAAAAGGCGATTTTAAAAAAGCGTCCAGGCGATATTGTTTGGGCACATTTTGTGCGTGGTTTAATTGAGATGGATCAAGCTCGATGGGCATTGGCTGAGGAGGAATTTCGCTTTGTCTTGGAGCGCAACACTTCTTTCCCCAGGATTCACAACAACCTGAGCATCGTATTGAGACGTCAAGGTAAGTTCGAGGACGCCTTAAAGGAATCAGATAAAGCAATTGAAGCTGAACCCACGCGTGCCCAGAGCTACTTAAACAAAGCTTGGTGCCTTATTGAGATGGGTAAAAACCCAGAGGCGGAGAAGTGGCTCGAAAAAGCAATTGCCACTGAACCAGATAATGAAACTGGCCATCTAAATATGGCAGATTATTACCGCAAAAATCGCCAGCTTGATCTTGCCGTTAAACATTACCGAATGGCGCTGGACATCAAACCCAATTCCCCAAGAATTTATTCCAATCTCGCGGGAACTCTTGGTGATATGGGGCAATGGAAAGACGCTGAACAGGTAACTCAAAAAGCTCTCGCCTTTAATCCGAAAGATGGGATTTCTTTAGGCTACATGGGTTACATATCCCTAGAGCGAAAAGATTATGAAAATGCTCGTAAATTCTACGATGCTGCATTCGCATCCGATCCATCATACTTTAGGTACTATATTGGTCACGCTCGTATTGCCATGCATGAAAAGAAATATGATCAGGCTGAAGAACTGTTAAATGCGGCACAAAAAGCAAACCCTCGATGGTGGGATACATACAAATTTAAGGGAGACCTTGCCTTATTGCGAGGTAACAAAAAGCTAGCCATGGATTTTTATGAGCAATCAACAAAGCTCAACCCTAAGGCCCCTGATGTTTTGGCCCGCATCGCATGGCTTGCTCAAAGCCAAGGAAATAGCGAAATTTCTGAAAAATATTCACAAAAAGCCATGGAAAGCGCGCCTTACTTGTATCCAACAAAAGATGCTGTCTTAAAAATTCAATTTCTTCCAACGTAA